A genomic window from Solanum dulcamara chromosome 11, daSolDulc1.2, whole genome shotgun sequence includes:
- the LOC129874146 gene encoding uncharacterized protein LOC129874146 — protein MATFSAKSNNRSISLPSRSHPATQNIEEELNKLKTWEFSASPTAEAVYKGLVGLGEVHKCMDDFLNFPQTLQALCQCQNKKWIDEILDKSVRFLDICGTTRELVSQIKENVKDVQSSLRRRKGDLSTNNYTTFRKKMKKETKSLITALKIMDHEKVDGVMEVDHHLVSAVIRVLREVATIGISVFQMVLNFLSAPISKPISKWSLVSRLVNKGGEQENVNEIDSVEVALCSLSKCGPNEVEKIQFMQSKLETEEAHFECIENGLDNIFRCLIRSRSTLLNVVPCQ, from the coding sequence atggcaactttttctgcaaaatcaaATAACAGATCCATCAGTTTGCCAAGCAGATCACATCCAGCTACTCAGAATATTGAAGAGGAGCTTAACAAGCTCAAGACTTGGGAATTCTCTGCTTCACCAACTGCAGAAGCTGTCTACAAAGGTTTAGTTGGTTTGGGGGAGGTGCACAAGTGTATggatgattttttaaattttcccCAGACACTTCAAGCCCTTTGTCAGTGCCAAAATAAGAAATGGATCGATGAAATCTTGGATAAATCTGTGagatttcttgatatttgtgGTACAACAAGGGAACTTGTGTCACAGATTAAAGAAAATGTTAAAGATGTTCAGTCTTCATTGAGGAGGAGAAAAGGAGATTTGAGCACCAACAACTACACCACATTcaggaagaagatgaagaaagaaaCCAAAAGTTTAATTACAGCTTTGAAAATAATGGATCATGAGAAGGTGGATGGTGTAATGGAAGTTGATCACCACCTTGTCTCAGCTGTTATCAGAGTCCTAAGAGAAGTTGCCACAATAGGAATTTCAGTTTTCCAAATGGTGTTGAATTTCTTGTCAGCCCCAATTTCTAAGCCAATTAGCAAATGGTCTTTGGTTTCAAGATTGGTGAACAAGGGCGGAGAACAGGAGAATGTAAATGAGATAGATAGTGTTGAGGTTGCATTATGCAGCCTTTCCAAGTGTGGTCCTAATGAAGTGGAGAAGATCCAATTTATGCAGAGTAAATTGGAAACAGAGGAAGCTCATTTTGAATGCATTGAGAATGGTCTTGACAACATCTTTAGATGTCTGATCAGATCAAGAAGCACACTACTAAATGTTGTCCCTTGCCAATGA
- the LOC129874593 gene encoding uncharacterized protein LOC129874593, with the protein MATFISKSNNRSISLPNRSHPATQNIEEELNKLKTWELSASPTAEAVYNGLVGFGEVHRCMGDLLNLPLTLQALSQCQNKKWVDEILDKSVRFLDICGTTREIVSQFKENVKDVQSSLRRRKEDLSINNYTTFKKKMKKEAKSLITALKRMDHEEVVAVMAVDDQLVSAVIRVLREVATMGISIFQMVLNFLSAPISKPISKWSLVSRLVNKGDQDNVNEIESVDAALSSLSKCGPNEVEKIQFVQSKLETVEAHFECIENGLDNIFRCLIRSRSTLLNVVSCQ; encoded by the coding sequence ATGGCAACttttatatcaaaatcaaataacAGATCCATCAGTTTGCCAAACAGATCACATCCAGCTACTCAGAATATTGAAGAGGAGCTCAACAAGCTTAAAACTTGGGAATTATCTGCTTCACCAACAGCAGAAGCTGTTTATAATGGTCTAGTTGGTTTTGGGGAGGTGCATAGGTGTATGGGTGATCTTCTAAACTTACCCCTGACTCTTCAAGCGCTTTCTCAGTGCCAAAATAAGAAATGGGTTGATGAAATCTTGGATAAATCTGTGagatttcttgatatttgtgGCACAACAAGGGAGATCGTGTCGCAATTTAAGGAAAATGTTAAAGATGTTCAGTCTTCACTCAGGAGGAGGAAAGAAGATTtgagcatcaacaactacaCCACATtcaagaagaagatgaagaaagaaGCCAAGAGTTTAATTACAGCTTTGAAAAGAATGGATCATGAGGAAGTAGTTGCTGTAATGGCAGTTGATGATCAACTTGTCTCAGCTGTTATCAGAGTCCTAAGAGAAGTTGCCACAATGggaatttcaatttttcaaatgGTGTTGAATTTCTTGTCAGCCCCAATTTCTAAGCCAATTAGCAAATGGTCTTTGGTTTCAAGATTGGTGAACAAGGGAGATCAAGACAATGTAAATGAAATAGAAAGTGTTGATGCTGCATTAAGCAGCCTTTCCAAGTGTGGTCCTAATGAGGTGGAGAAGATCCAATTTGTGCAGAGCAAATTGGAAACAGTGGAAGCACATTTTGAATGCATTGAGAATGGTCTTGACAACATCTTTAGATGTTTAATCAGATCAAGGAGCACACTCCTAAATGTTGTCTCTTGTCAATGA
- the LOC129874434 gene encoding uncharacterized protein LOC129874434, with translation MASFSSKSNNRSISLPSRSHPATQNIEEELNKLKTWEFSVSPTAEAVYNGLVGFGEVHKCMGDLLNLPLTLQALSQCQNKKWVDEILDKSVRFLDICGTTRELVSQFKENVKDVQSSLRRKRGDLSITSYTSFRKKMKKDAKNLVTSLKKMDHEEVVAVMEVDDQLVSAVIRVLREVTTTGISVFQMVLAFLSAPITKPISKWSLVSRLVNKGGYQENVNEIESVDAALSSLSKCGPNDVEKIQFVQSILETVEVHFECIENGFDNIFRCLIRSRSTLLNVVSCQ, from the coding sequence ATGGCAAGTTTCTCTTCTAAATCCAATAACAGATCCATCAGTTTGCCATCCAGATCACATCCAGCTACTCAGAATATTGAAGAGGAGCTTAACAAGCTCAAGACTTGGGAATTCTCTGTTTCACCAACAGCAGAAGCTGTTTATAATGGTCTAGTTGGTTTTGGGGAGGTGCATAAGTGTATGGGTGATCTTCTAAACTTGCCCCTGACACTTCAAGCCCTTTCCCAGTGCCAAAATAAGAAATGGGTTGATGAAATCTTGGATAAATCTGTGAGATTTCTTGATATTTGCGGCACAACAAGGGAGCTCGTGTCGCAGTTTAAAGAAAATGTTAAAGATGTTCAGTCTTCACTGAGGAGGAAAAGGGGAGATTTGAGCATCACCAGCTACACCTCTTTcaggaagaagatgaaaaaaGATGCTAAAAACCTAGTCACATCTTTGAAGAAAATGGATCATGAGGAAGTGGTTGCTGTAATGGAAGTTGATGATCAACTTGTCTCAGCTGTTATCAGAGTACTGAGAGAAGTTACCACAACAGGAATATCAGTTTTCCAAATGGTGTTGGCTTTCTTGTCAGCCCCAATTACTAAGCCAATTAGCAAATGGTCTTTGGTTTCAAGATTGGTGAACAAGGGTGGATATCAAGAGAACGTCAATGAGATAGAAAGTGTTGATGCTGCATTAAGCAGCCTTTCCAAGTGTGGTCCTAATGATGTGGAGAAGATCCAGTTTGTGCAGAGCATATTGGAAACAGTGGAAGTTCATTTTGAATGCATTGAGAATGGTTTTGACAACATCTTTAGATGCTTGATCAGATCAAGGAGCACACTACTAAATGTTGTCTCTTGCCAATGA